A region from the Bacteroidales bacterium genome encodes:
- a CDS encoding sulfite exporter TauE/SafE family protein produces PQKLIKEQTDLVNKSLSWKQYLLFFFIGIYGGFIHVGIGYFLLASLIMGAGYELVKANAVKVLIVLLYTPFSLAVFIWNDMIDYKMGFTLAIGTAIGAFIASRMAVKRGAGFVRWVIVVVIILTAAHLFGIVDFGSVFQKA; encoded by the coding sequence ATCCACAAAAACTAATCAAAGAACAAACTGATTTGGTAAACAAATCGTTAAGCTGGAAACAATATCTGTTGTTTTTCTTTATTGGCATTTATGGAGGATTTATCCATGTAGGCATCGGTTATTTTCTCTTGGCGTCTTTAATTATGGGTGCTGGATATGAACTTGTAAAAGCCAATGCCGTAAAAGTTCTTATTGTATTATTATACACTCCATTTTCCTTGGCCGTTTTTATTTGGAACGATATGATTGACTATAAAATGGGTTTTACCCTCGCTATTGGCACAGCCATTGGAGCATTTATTGCGAGCAGAATGGCAGTAAAACGTGGAGCGGGATTTGTTCGCTGGGTTATCGTTGTTGTTATCATTCTAACAGCAGCACATTTATTTGGGATTGTTGATTTTGGAAGCGTTTTTCAAAAGGCTTAA
- a CDS encoding isoaspartyl peptidase/L-asparaginase yields the protein MKKTKLFFAIILIVAITFSCTSTQQDNPPPPKKTDWAIVIHGGAGTIKREFMTPEKDSLYRTKLAEALTVGSKILKNGGTSMDAVEQTIHVLEESPLFNAGKGAVFNERGQNEMDAAIMNGETHAAGAVVNVHTIKSPISAARAVMEKSVHVMLTGEGAEIFAEKQGLDIVKPEYFFDQRRWDSFKKAKDKIDKHGTVGCVALDKNGNITAGTSTGGMTMKMYGRVGDVPVIGAGTYADNATCGISATGHGEFFIRNVVSYDVAALMKYKGMSIEDAAEEVIMNKLKPIGGSGGIIGLDAYGNTIMTFNTDGMFRGKVSSNAEMVIGIYKDEK from the coding sequence ATGAAAAAAACAAAGCTTTTCTTTGCAATCATTTTGATTGTAGCTATTACTTTTTCCTGTACATCAACACAACAAGACAATCCTCCTCCACCTAAGAAAACCGATTGGGCAATCGTTATCCACGGAGGTGCAGGAACAATTAAACGTGAGTTTATGACTCCTGAAAAAGACTCGCTATATCGTACTAAGCTTGCCGAAGCTTTAACTGTAGGTTCTAAGATTCTGAAAAACGGCGGAACAAGTATGGATGCTGTTGAACAAACTATTCATGTACTTGAAGAATCGCCATTATTTAATGCTGGTAAAGGTGCTGTTTTTAATGAACGCGGACAAAATGAGATGGATGCTGCAATAATGAATGGAGAAACACACGCCGCCGGAGCAGTTGTAAATGTGCATACTATTAAAAGTCCAATATCAGCTGCTCGTGCTGTTATGGAAAAATCTGTTCACGTAATGCTTACCGGCGAAGGCGCCGAAATCTTTGCCGAAAAGCAAGGTTTAGATATTGTTAAACCTGAATATTTCTTCGATCAAAGACGATGGGACAGTTTTAAAAAAGCAAAAGATAAAATCGATAAACACGGGACTGTTGGTTGTGTGGCATTAGATAAAAATGGAAATATTACTGCCGGAACTTCAACAGGTGGAATGACCATGAAAATGTATGGTCGTGTTGGCGATGTGCCTGTTATTGGTGCCGGAACCTATGCCGATAATGCAACTTGCGGAATTTCCGCAACGGGTCACGGTGAGTTTTTTATCCGTAACGTAGTATCTTATGATGTGGCTGCTCTGATGAAATACAAAGGGATGAGCATTGAAGATGCTGCGGAAGAAGTGATTATGAATAAGCTAAAACCTATTGGCGGAAGCGGAGGAATTATCGGTCTTGATGCCTATGGAAATACAATTATGACATTTAATACTGACGGAATGTTCCGTGGAAAAGTAAGTTCTAACGCTGAAATGGTGATTGGGATTTATAAAGACGAGAAATGA